The following coding sequences lie in one Danio rerio strain Tuebingen ecotype United States chromosome 3, GRCz12tu, whole genome shotgun sequence genomic window:
- the spsb3a gene encoding SPRY domain-containing SOCS box protein 3a, with translation MSRRSRNSRAWRYVWSGIRRDADARALVLASESDEWSYDRQQYSDSDSEAEYPAIVPAVPSAVPVTGESYCSCDSQMELSCNPRLRGYTHLRDCHCGEDDQDFDWVWDEGSRSSATLLSCENRKVSFHSEYSCGTAAIRGSRELSEGQHFWEIKMTSPVYGTDMMVGIGTSDVNLDKYRHTFCSLLGKDEDSWGLSYTGLLHHNGDKVSFSSRFGQGSIIGVHLDTWHGTLTFYKNRKCIGVAATEMKNKHVFPMACSTAAKSSMKVIRSVSAPTSLQYLCCSRLRKLLPSGVDALRVLPLPPGLRHLLHSKLGWVLSLDHTHSHSSPHTPPGPSSGSDSEGCSSDPEACQRKRCRWT, from the exons ATGTCAAGGCGGAGCAGAAACAGCAGGGCGTGGAGGTACGTGTGGAGTGGAATAAGACGGGATGCAGATGCAAGAGCGCTGGTGCTTGCCTCCGAGAGTGACGAGTGGAGCTACGATCGACAGCAG TACAGTGACTCTGATTCTGAAGCCGAGTATCCTGCCATTGTTCCGGCGGTCCCCAGTGCGGTGCCGGTGACTGGAGAGTCCTACTGCAGCTGTGATTCACAGATGGAGCTCAGCTGTAACCCGCGCCTCAGAGGTTACACACACTTACGGGACTGCCACTGTGGAGAAGATGACCAAG ATTTTGACTGGGTGTGGGACGAGGGCAGCCGGTCGTCTGCGACGCTGCTGAGCTGTGAGAACAGGAAAGTGAGCTTCCACTCAGAATACAGCTGTGGGACGGCGGCCATCCGTGGCTCCAGAGAGCTCTCAGAGGGACAACACTTCTGGGAGATTAAAATGACTTCTCCTGTCTACGGCACAGACATG ATGGTTGGCATTGGCACCTCAGATGTGAATCTGGACAAATACAGACACACGTTCTGCAGTCTGCTGGGTAAAGATGAAGACAGCTGGGGTTTGTCTTACACAG GTCTGTTACATCATAACGGTGACAAAGTGAGCTTTTCGTCACGTTTCGGACAGGGCTCCATTATCGGGGTTCACCTGGACACGTGGCATGGCACCCTCACGTTCTACAAAAACCGCAAGTGCATTG gtgtagCAGCCACAGAGATGAAGAACAAGCATGTGTTTCCGATGGCCTGCTCCACCGCGGCCAAGAGCAGCATGAAGGTGATTCGCTCTGTCTCCGCTCCCACGTCCCTCCAGTACCTGTGCTGCTCTCGGCTCCGCAAGCTGCTGCCGTCCGGCGTGGATGCGCTGCGCGTCCTGCCGCTGCCGCCAGGCCTCAGACACCTGCTCCACTCCAAACTGGGCTGGGTGCTGAGTCtggatcacacacactcacactccagCCCGCACACCCCACCGGGACCCTCGTCAGGCAGTGACTCCGAGGGATGCTCCTCGGACCCGGAGGCCTGCCAGCGCAAACGCTGCCGCTGGACCTGA